TAAACTAGGGAGTCAGCTTGGTTCTTGCGATCGATTTTCTCGCGACGTTCCTTGTCAGCAGTAGAATTACGTTCGGCTTCCTTCACCATGCGCTCGACTTCAGTGTCGGGTAGAGTAGAAGCACCAGTGATACTGATAGATTGTTCCTTACCTGTACCTTTATCCTTCGCAGTGACGTTCAAGATACCGTTAGCGTCAATATCGAATACTACTTCGATTTGGGGTACGCCACGAGGTGCGGGAGGGATTCCATCTAAGCGGAAGGTTCCCAAACTCTTGTTATCGTTAGACATCTCCCGTTCGCCTTGGAGAACGTGGATTTCCACGTTGGTTTGACCATCTACGGCGGTAGAGAAGACTTCTGACTTCTTGGTAGGAATAGTCGTGTTGCGAGGAATAATCTTCGTCATCACGCCACCCAAGGTTTCCACACCCAAAGACAGGGGAGTAACGTCGAGTAATAGGATGTCTTTGACTTCACCAGCCAAAACACCAGCTTGAATCGCCGCACCAATCGCTACTACTTCATCTGGGTTAACGCTTTGGTTGGGATCTTTACCCAAAATCCGTTTAACTACTTCTTGTACCGCAGGAATCCGAGTGGAACCACCAACTAGCACGACTTCATCGATCGCACTTTTATCAACTTTGGCATCTCTGATGGCATTTTCCACAGGAATGCGGCATCTGTCGATTAAATCCGCGCAAATCTCTTCAAATTTAGCCCGCGTCAAGGTCATGTCGATGTGCTTGGGACCATCTTGAGTTGCGGTAATGAATGGTAGGTTAATTTCCGCTTGAGTAACGCTAGAAAGCTCAATTTTAGCTTTTTCAGCAGCTTCAGTTAACCTTTGCAACGCTTGACGGTCTTTGCGTAGTTCGATCCCTTCTTGCTTTCTAAATTCTTCAGCGATGTAATCGACAATCTTTTTATCGAAGTCATCACCACCGAGGTGAGTATCGCCAGAGGTAGCTAAGACTTCAAATACGCCGTCGCCAACTTCTAGAATCGAAACGTCAAAAGTACCGCCACCTAAGTCAAATACTAAGATGGTTTCGTTGCTCTTTTTGTCCAAACCGTAAGCTAAAGCAGCAGCCGTAGGTTCGTTGATAATCCGCTTGACTTCAATCCCAGCGATTTTACCAGCGTCTTTGGTGGCTTGACGTTGAGAGTCGTTAAAGTACGCAGGAACGGTAATTACTGCTTCGGTGACAGTTTCACCTAAGTATTTGCTAGCATCATCAACTAGCTTGCGTAAGACTTGAGCCGAAATTTCTTCGGGAGCAAATTGCTTGTTTTGAGCGGGACAGTCTAACTTAACGTTATTGTTGCTATCTCGCAGGACTTTATAGGATACTTCAGTCGATTCGTGACCTACTTCCTCGTTTTTCCGTCCAATAAAGCGCTTGACAGAATAAAAAGTATTCTCTGGGTTCATCACCCCTTGACGCTTAGCGATTTGACCAACTAAGCGATCGCCATTTTTGGCGTAAGCTACTACTGATGGGGTAGTGCGGAACCCTTCGGCGTTAGCAATTACAGTGGGTTTACCACCTTCCATTACTGCTACACAAGAGTTTGTTGTACCTAAATCTATACCAACTACTTTTGCCATATTACTTGTCCGAATTGTTAATCTCTACAAAAACTTTGGGAGCTTAATCGGGTTAATTGCGAATACCAGTTAGTCAATCCGCCAAGGTTTTTGTTTCCCAACTTCTATACTGCGGGGATGTGCGTTTCTCCTGAAGGGTGGTTTCCCGAACCAAAAAAGGACGGTTAAGGGAATTTTTCTATCTTGAGGAACTTAACTGGTAGTTGCGATCGCTAATAATCAATTCATTTTTAGGTTTACTTTGATTAATTCAACTGTGTCTAATGTAAGAAAATTCTCTTCATTAGTAATTGGTGCCAACCGTATATATATAGGTGTATTTGCCGTCAGGTGTGCCAGAGAAGGGGACAAGAGAGTCCCTGATGCCCAAAGGCTGGAAGCCTAGACGGACGCTAAAATGTCGGAGGGAGCCTCCGACATCGCGTCCTTGGCTATACAGACAAAGCCCACCTGCGTGGGCTGTATTAAACCTGCGTAGGCAGGTTTTGATTGTATAGCGCCAGACTTCAGTCTGAGCGATCGCTCAAGCGATCGGCAAGACGAAGATCGTCTTCACTGCAAGCATCTACGCTGGGTTTCCAACTAAAGAGAAGTATTACAACACTGTCGAGAAGCTGAGAAAACGGCTAAAAAGAATGGTAGAGATAGATTAGCAATCAGAATAGTTTTTAATAATGGCAACTATTTAGAATGGACGATTCCCTGGAGATTTATTCATTTGTTAGGTGAATATCGCGATCGCGAAGGGGGTAAAAATTGGACTCACATATATAATGATGTTGCCGTACTCGAATCCCGTCATGCTTTTACCAAAGAACAAATCGACATAGCCAAAGGTATGTTACAAATCTATTTTGGCGAAGCAAATCTCTATTTAATTACACATGAAAATTGTTTATGGAATCAAAATCGTACGGCGGGAATCTTGGGCAACCTCGATAATTATACCAAAACCAAATCGAAATTAACTCCCCAAGAACAAATAAATTTAGCAATTAACAATTGGGTAATTAACTTAGCTAAAGTTGGATTTCATTTATTTAGTAATGAATCAAAATAGAAACTCTATTCAAATATCTAATTGTCATCAAACCTTTGGGGTTATTGTATGGCAGTGCAGGAGGATTTCTCTCACCAGAAAATTTAGTCGGGCGTTCTAATGCTAGTTTTCCGCCTAGTTCGGCGACTTTATCGGGTATATTTGCCGCTCATTATGGCGATCGCTCCGAGGAATTATTAAATCTTCAGTTAGCTGGTGCTTTTTGGGCAAAAATCGGCAAAGAACAAGAATTTTACGTGCCTACTCCCTTTAACTCTCTGTTTAATGATGGCAAAATAGGCAGCGATCTAATTACTTGGCAATGCGACAGATGGCATTATTCAACTAATAGTAGCAAAGCAGAAGAGGGAACTTGGCTATCTATTTCTGAATGGGATAAATTACAAACACCAGATGGAGAAAAACCCACAGTAAGTAAACCCCCTTGGGAATTTGTTCCACACTTACATCCTCGTTTGGAAGATGACGAACGGCGAGTTAAAAGATTAGATGAAAATGGTACGAATAATGACGGTACTTTATTTCTAGAAAATGCCGTACAACTTAAACCAGATGCTTGTTTAATTTATCTATCTAATATTGAATTACCTTCTGCTTGGTATCGGTTTGGAGGAGAAGGACATTTAGTAGAAATCGAAAGTTTAAAGTTAGACAATCCTGCTAAAAAATGGTTAGAAACACCTCTACCCCGTAGCTTTGCGATCGTTACTCCTGCTGTTTGGGGTTCTAATCGCCTATCTTATCGCGAACCAATGGTTAAAAAAGGAGAACAATGGTATTCAGTCTGGTTTCCCAACTACAAAGAATACGAAAAACCGATTCTTACCCAACGTCCTAAACCAACTCGCTATCGTTTAGGCAAACAAGAAAACCACGATCCCCAACAGCCTAAATTATTATCTCGCGGTAGGTATGCCGTTCCTGCGGGTACGATTTACGTGCTGGATGAACCTTTAAATAATACCTGGCAAAGTTGGGATGATAGTTGGTTTCCCAAGGAAGGACATTATTATTTTAAACGCTGGGGTTATGGTTTGGCTTTACCTTTAGGAAATGCGATCACACCTGAGTCTAAAAGCAAATCTGTGTTAGAAAATAATATTCAGGAATAATCAAATGTACCATAAAGCACACGGCATTATTGAAACTCTTGCTCCCCTCCATGTTGGTGCGAGTGCGGGAGAAGAAACGGGAAATCTCAATTTAATTTTTAGAGATCAATTCACTCAAACAGGAATTATCCCTGGTAGTTCCATTAGGGGTAGGTTGCGGGCAGATATGCGAGAAACTAAACCCGATCGAGTTGGTTTTTGGTATGGTAAAGAAGCAAAAGAAAATCAACCTAATAGTACCAGTGAAGGCATCATTAAATTTGAATATGCTTCTCTGCTTTGGCTACCCGTATTTTGTCCAGATCGTCCTGTAGTTAGGGTAACTTGTCCTGCTTTATTAGAACGCTATCAAAGATTGAGAGGAAGACAACCCCATAATTTTAAACCCTACAGCTATTGGGGAGAGATAGACAGTAAATTGTTGTTTTTTAATTTAGGTTTTTTACCTCTCAAAGAAAAAAGACAAGAATTATTTGATGAATTTATGCCCTCATCTGTAACTAACCGCGATCGCTATTTACTGTTAGTAGTAGATGATAAAGAAATGCCCATGATTCACGATATGGGATTGTATCGTCAAAGTCGGGTGCAATTAGAAGACCATCGCAAACAGTCTAAAGATAAAGGATTTTTCAATGTCGAAGCTTTACCAGAAGGAACTGTTTTAGTTTTTCCTATCGCTATGCGTAACAAATTTGATAATAAACCTGTAGACTGGCAAGAATATTTAAAAGAACAAGAAATTGAAAAGGAGAAAGAATTATATTTTGGCGGTTTAGAATCGGTGGGATTTGGCAGAACTCAAGTTACTTTAGCATCGGGAGATCAAAATAATGATGGCGGAAACTAAAAAGAAAACGATTGAAGAATGGCAACCTTATGAATTAGATCGTCATGCTGAAGAGTTAGTCAGAAAATATCGAGATAAGAAAAATGTACTCAATGAATCTCATAAAATGAGAATGACGGTTGCTTATGGATTAGAACGGTTTTGGGGCGAACATCTTCGTCTTAAACCTAAACCTAAACCTGAAGACAAATATTCTGAAAAAGAGAAAATAGATTTTAACAAAGCAAGCTATTGGCAGGATGTTTGGAACGCTTTAGGAGAAATTTTTGAACCTACTAATATAAAGATACCTGGTCTAAATATGACTTCTACCGAAACTAAAGATATTAAAGCTGTAGTTGACGATCTTTGGAAGATGGATATAAGCGATCGCCGTATTGTTTTAATGGTACTAACTCAATTGTGCGATGCTTTAGTTTGGTGGACGCAAAGATATAAGATTAAAGAGAATAATGATTAGACCTCTTGCAAAAGTATTTTTTTGCGATCGCTATAAGTGACGATACTAATGCCTATTTCGTTGCCAGAACGAGAACGCAAAGCGGCTATAACATTAGAGTTGTTATTAATAATATAACTACAGTGATTCGTATCCAAAAGATACATAAAAATAGATATCAAAATTCTGATTTGGAGCGGGTTTCATTAACGAATTTAAGACACTCTTGTAAGTCGTCGCCTTGCCAAGTTCCAGCAAATTTTAGCAGATCGATCGCCTTAGTTCCTCGTTTAATAGGAGCTAATCGACGGAGTGGTGGCTGACTAACACTGGTACTTTGACTTTGAAGGGAGTCCAAAAAGTCACTCACTAAAGAGAGTCGATCTGGAGGAAGTTGAGCTAATTGTCGTTCGATTTTTTGACGCAGTTTTAGATAAGTCATCAGTAACTCCCCGCTTGTCAGAAATTTGTGAGTCGGCGGTCTATTTCTATTATCATCTGAAATGACTTGAGTATAAATGAAATCTAGTTTTAGTCGTATGAATTACTATCAGTATTCGCGGGCTAGCACTAATGGCTGAAACCCTTGTTTTTTCGTTGAGGTGCGTCGATGCCTTACCCTGTATGGCTTTGAATGCCATCAGTCTCTAGCTTATTGATAATTATTATGAATTATTTGACCTCTTTTTACTATCCCGCGAAAAATCGCTGTAGACTGCTTACAGGCTCTTGCTTCTAGCGGGTGGTCTTGCCGATCCTTTGCGATCGGATTAGTTGGAAACACAATTTCACCATCTCATTGCGATATTCAAATTGCCTTGCCGATCCTTTGCGATCGGATTAGTTGGAAACTTTTGGAAGGATCTTTTCTCATCTCCTTATAAGTATCTTGCCGATCCTTTGCGATCGGATTAGTTGGAAACCATTTCGGCTCTCAGGTTTATCAAGCTTGTTCTTCTTCCCTTGCCGATCCTTTGCGATCGGATTAGTTGGAAACCTTTGGTACACAACCGCATTGGGATAAGCAGCAGCCTTGCCGATCCTTTGCGATCAGATTAGTTGGAAACGCACAATCCGACAATAACTTAACATTATCGGGGTCGTCTTGCCGATCCTTTGCGATCGGATTAGTTGGAAACACCAGCTTCATCTTGTGTACCGGGTTGAAGAAGCTTGCCGATCGCATTAGCTAAAAACTGTACTTAAAAGCGATCGCTTAGATTCAGGCGATCGCTATTCCCTAATATTGATAAAAGCGATCTCTTCCTTCATTTCTCCAATGAATTCTCTTGCTCAACAACTTCAAAAAGCATTCGATCAGAAAGATATCAAAATAGATATTCCAGAACCAGAAATGGAAATAGAAACCGATCCTAAACTAGTACCAATGATGTATCGCGCTCAAATTTATGGACGGTGTGGTTTACAGTATGGCAAAAATAATCAAGATTTAAGAGATTGGGCAGAACAATGGATATATCCCCAAGAAAATAAGCAACCTTTATATCAACATCCAGAACCAAAATTAGGACTAGATGGTTCAATTTATCGCCTTAAACTAACATTTCCATTTCGGGTTTTTAGCAACTGCGGACAAGACAGTATTGCTCGTCCGGTGATGGGTAAAGATGGTATTCCCTTTATTCCTGGTAGTAGTATCAAAGGCTTATTCCGTCGTTTGCTTTTGCGTGATACATTAAGTCCTGAATCCAAAAAAATAGTCGAAGAATATTTTGCAGAAGATAAACCAGAAATTCTTCGCTTTCATGGTGCTTATCCAATAGGTGATTGGGGAAAAACAATACCCGAACAAGAATTACAACAAAATCAAAAAGAAAAAGTACCTTATCTTTTAGTAGATGTTGTTCATCCGCAACAAACTCGTCAAGTTGAAGGAAATGGTTCGCCTAAAGCTATTCCTATTATCAGTTTCTATAATCCTACTTTTATCTTTGAATTAAGCTGCACCAAAAAACTATCAGCAGAAAAATGGGAAAAAATCGGCGGTTTACTCAAAACAGCTTTGCAACCAGGATTAGGAGGTAAAACCAGTTCTGGTTATGGTTTGTTTACTTTCCCTCAAAATAAATATCCTGTATCAATTAGGCTCAAAGGTACTGGAGTCAGTTCAACTTTGCGAGGAGGTAAGCCAGAATTTCGTCCTAATATGTTTAAAGCAACACTTCGGGGTCATGTCAGTAGATTACTCGCAGGTGTTTGTAGTGATAAGTATCTGGTCAATCAAAAAGTTGACGAATTATTTGGTAGTAATACCAGTCCTGGTTTGGCTAATATCTTCTGGAATTATAAAGAGGAAAATCTACGGCGCGAAAAAATAGGAAAGGAACAAACACCAGTTTATGAAATCAAAGGAGATTTATATTTAGATGTCAGAGAAAGAGATTTTAAAGAGATTAAAGACGATAAAAAAAGACAAGAAGCCCAAAAAAATGCAAGAATAAATGACCTGAAATTACTACAATATGCTCTACAGTTTACCTATACTATGGGCGGTATTGGCAAATCTTGGCGCAGAGTTTGGCATCATCAAGGAATTGCTGGTTGGCATCCAGGTTTTATGAGTTATGAAACTAGAGCGATCGGTTGTCATTGGCAAGGAGAATGGAATCATAAATTTAAATATATACCCGATCAAATTTCTAGTGCCGAAAAACTAACTATCTTTTTAAGCAATTTACATCAGTTTTGCCGAAAATATATGGGACAAAATGTTTCTGGTTATTTAACAAATTGGAAAGAAGCTTGGCATCCCGATCGCCTACAAATATACGCACAAGTAGTAGATAAACATCCCGATCGCCTACAAATATACGCACAAGTAGTAGATAAATCTCATTTTATCGAATTATTTCATAACGATATTTTTCAAACTACTCCAGCCATAGGAGGTAGACAACCAAACGACGATCAACCTACATTTTTCAGTTCTGTCTGGCATCGAATGTTACCGATAGAAGGAAACAATAAGTATTTAGAAATTATGACTGTATTTACCAGTAAAGAATCTGACTGGAACAGAGAAGCTAATGATGGCGAGAAAGTAAACCAGCTTGCACCTTTTATTAAAGCAATAAAAAACCCAAAAGTAGCAGAAAATAAAGGTTTAACCAAACTTACATGGGGAAATTAATCTAATTTAGCTAACCCCCAATCCCCAATCCCCAATCCCTAATCACCAATCCCAGCAAATGTGTGGATAATTAAAGACGGTGTTAATGGCTGGTTTTAGGTTTGGCGATCGAAGCAGAAGTTCATTCATCTCTACTTTCTCTACTGCGCTTGGGAAAAAACCAAGCACTAGGAATAGCGACTAATTGGCAGCATCATTTAACTATGGGGCGCTTAGTGGCTAGAGCGTTGCGTTTAGAGCGTTCGGCGTTGATTCAAACCGCACTGAAGAGCGATCGCCTCCAGGTTCCTTATCGTCTCAGTTATTTGACTCCGGCTCTACTGTGGAAGTCAGCCGTAATTTTGGTAGTTACAGAGTCAATTCAAGAGCAGATTTTACAGGTAGAAATTCCTTATCTACAAGCTTGGCTGAAAACAGATAAAGAGATCGTTGTAGGTTTCCCTTCGACTGCGCTCAGTAAAACCTGCTTTCCCAATCCTGATTTTAGTGGTTTGCTCCTAGTTTCTCCCCAGTCTTGGTTAGCTGCTCAACTCGAACCTTTAGCGCAATTTCCTACAGGAATTCCTACTTTAATTGATGGCGCAGATCGCCTCCAAACTTGGATAGATGAAGCTTTAACCGTCGCTATCCATCCTAAAGATTGGTCAACATTAATGCAGCAATACCCTGAATCAGGAGAATTAATTAGAGATGTAAGAGTAGCTCTCACTAAAGCTGTTTTTTCCCATCCTCCTAATCCTTATGAGAGTTACCTAGTTACAGAAGCAGAACAAGCTGGTTTACGACATTTAATCGATTCATTGGGACTTGGGGATATTTCCGGTTCTGTATGGCAAAAGTTCGCTTTGCCAACAACTCAACCAGTCGTTTGGGCAAAAATTGAGCGATCGCTTGGTTTATTTTCTCTATTCTCTATTCCAGTCACCATAGCCGATCGCCTTGCTCCTATCTGGAACCGACAACCAGTGGTTTTAGTAGGTGGTGCGGTGGAATTAGACCCCCAAGCGCCAATTTATCGCAGCCAGTTAGGATTAGGAGAACTAACGTGTTTAAAATTTTCGCGCGATCGCCAAACCGAACTAATCGAACTATACATCCCCAAACGATTTCCTTTACCCAACACTCCTCAATACCAAACAGCTTTAATCCAACAAATTAGCTTATTATTAAAGGTTTGCTGGCAAAAAGATACATTAGCAGTGATTATTATTGGAGATTCGCCCCTAAAAACTCAAGTTGCTGCCTTTTTAGCCTCTGAATTTGGCTCTCAAGTCCAATTAGAGAAAGTTTCCCCAAGCTGGGCTGGGATTCTAGTTTCTGGGTGGAAATTTTGGCAGCAAGAGCAAGATCGTCTTCCCCCTCCCCATTTAATGATTATTGCGACTTTACCCATTCCTTCTGTCGAATCTCCCCTGGTAGCAGGTAGAGTCGCTCATTATAAGCATCAGCGTCAAGACTGGTTTAGGCTATATCTGCTACCTGCGGCTTTAAGAGAACTACAACGAGCGATCGCACCCGTCAGAGAACGTCAAGGCGTAGTCGCACTGTTAGACAGTCGCGTCAATTATCGCAGTTACGGACAAGATGTACTAGCCGCCTTGAGTCCCTATAATCGCATTAATTACCCCGATCGCAGTTGGTTTACCTAGATTGTTGGATGTTGGATCTTGGTAATTGAGTAGAAACGTTCTGCCGGAACGTCTCTACGAATGACTTCTGACGGGTTATGATAGAGCCAAAAGAGCAAGTAGTAATTATGGGTGAATCTAAACGACGCAAGGAAACATTAGGCGACAAATACGGTCAGGAGACTCGCATAGTTTCTTGGATACCTTTAACTAACTCTCAAGCGGAACAATTTGTCAAGTTGACCACTCGTGGTGCTTGGGGGGGTATTATTCTCTTAATACTTGGTTGGGTGACTATTCGTTTTATCGGACCTGCTTTGGGCTGGTGGGAAGTTAACTAATCGCTAAATCGACTGGCAAAACTTCTGCCGCTTTTACCAAAAATACTAGACACAAGGAAATATTTATGCTATAAAACCAACCACGACCTTTAATATCTTGACTTCTATGTTTATAAAAACTTATATCTCCGAGAGGATTTTACAATATAAACTAGTCTTTGGTCAAGGTCTAATACTGGTTTATGCCTGAGAGTAACCGTTTGAGTGGTTTGACAAAAACTAAAACAGAGGAGGTGACAAATATTAAGAAAGTATAAAGAAATTACCAAAAATAGTAGAATTACATTGTGGTGGTTGGAGGATTGAAGTGTTTATACGACTTGCCGAGCAACACCGTCAACTAGTCAAAGACTTGGTGATGAATCTCCAAGCTTTAGCGACTGTTTTAGAAAATCGAGGCTATCTGGCTTCTTGCTACACCTGTGGCAATCAGATGAATAGTGCTTCTTTTATGGTAAGTTTGGCGGAGAATCATCTGATTCGGTTTTTGGTTTCTGACTATGGGATCACATGGACAGAAATGCGCGACGATCGCGAATTGATGAAACTAGAAGGTGCAGAAGCCATTAACCAGCTACAAGATTTAGCTAATTTAGTGAAGTATCAATTTCAAGCTGGTAGTATCTTGTCTCCCACATTTGTGGTTTCATAAAGTAACTTTTTGAACTGATTGGCTTAATCAGCTTGGGTCAAAATTTCAATTTTCGATTGGGTAATACTTAAATACAGCAGTGCTTTGTAAAGCTGTAAAATAGAGGGTAAGTAGGCGAGTTAGCGCCAT
This is a stretch of genomic DNA from Merismopedia glauca CCAP 1448/3. It encodes these proteins:
- the dnaK gene encoding molecular chaperone DnaK, which translates into the protein MAKVVGIDLGTTNSCVAVMEGGKPTVIANAEGFRTTPSVVAYAKNGDRLVGQIAKRQGVMNPENTFYSVKRFIGRKNEEVGHESTEVSYKVLRDSNNNVKLDCPAQNKQFAPEEISAQVLRKLVDDASKYLGETVTEAVITVPAYFNDSQRQATKDAGKIAGIEVKRIINEPTAAALAYGLDKKSNETILVFDLGGGTFDVSILEVGDGVFEVLATSGDTHLGGDDFDKKIVDYIAEEFRKQEGIELRKDRQALQRLTEAAEKAKIELSSVTQAEINLPFITATQDGPKHIDMTLTRAKFEEICADLIDRCRIPVENAIRDAKVDKSAIDEVVLVGGSTRIPAVQEVVKRILGKDPNQSVNPDEVVAIGAAIQAGVLAGEVKDILLLDVTPLSLGVETLGGVMTKIIPRNTTIPTKKSEVFSTAVDGQTNVEIHVLQGEREMSNDNKSLGTFRLDGIPPAPRGVPQIEVVFDIDANGILNVTAKDKGTGKEQSISITGASTLPDTEVERMVKEAERNSTADKERREKIDRKNQADSLVYQAEKQMTELGDKVPAADKTRVDDLIKQLKEAVAQENDEQIKTVMPELQQALYTIGTNLYQQAGANGAAPGGSDDSGTTGGSSGGDDVIDAEFSETK
- a CDS encoding type III-B CRISPR module-associated Cmr3 family protein, with product MGLLYGSAGGFLSPENLVGRSNASFPPSSATLSGIFAAHYGDRSEELLNLQLAGAFWAKIGKEQEFYVPTPFNSLFNDGKIGSDLITWQCDRWHYSTNSSKAEEGTWLSISEWDKLQTPDGEKPTVSKPPWEFVPHLHPRLEDDERRVKRLDENGTNNDGTLFLENAVQLKPDACLIYLSNIELPSAWYRFGGEGHLVEIESLKLDNPAKKWLETPLPRSFAIVTPAVWGSNRLSYREPMVKKGEQWYSVWFPNYKEYEKPILTQRPKPTRYRLGKQENHDPQQPKLLSRGRYAVPAGTIYVLDEPLNNTWQSWDDSWFPKEGHYYFKRWGYGLALPLGNAITPESKSKSVLENNIQE
- a CDS encoding RAMP superfamily CRISPR-associated protein, giving the protein MYHKAHGIIETLAPLHVGASAGEETGNLNLIFRDQFTQTGIIPGSSIRGRLRADMRETKPDRVGFWYGKEAKENQPNSTSEGIIKFEYASLLWLPVFCPDRPVVRVTCPALLERYQRLRGRQPHNFKPYSYWGEIDSKLLFFNLGFLPLKEKRQELFDEFMPSSVTNRDRYLLLVVDDKEMPMIHDMGLYRQSRVQLEDHRKQSKDKGFFNVEALPEGTVLVFPIAMRNKFDNKPVDWQEYLKEQEIEKEKELYFGGLESVGFGRTQVTLASGDQNNDGGN
- a CDS encoding type II toxin-antitoxin system VapC family toxin — protein: MYLLDTNHCSYIINNNSNVIAALRSRSGNEIGISIVTYSDRKKILLQEV
- a CDS encoding RAMP superfamily CRISPR-associated protein, translated to MNSLAQQLQKAFDQKDIKIDIPEPEMEIETDPKLVPMMYRAQIYGRCGLQYGKNNQDLRDWAEQWIYPQENKQPLYQHPEPKLGLDGSIYRLKLTFPFRVFSNCGQDSIARPVMGKDGIPFIPGSSIKGLFRRLLLRDTLSPESKKIVEEYFAEDKPEILRFHGAYPIGDWGKTIPEQELQQNQKEKVPYLLVDVVHPQQTRQVEGNGSPKAIPIISFYNPTFIFELSCTKKLSAEKWEKIGGLLKTALQPGLGGKTSSGYGLFTFPQNKYPVSIRLKGTGVSSTLRGGKPEFRPNMFKATLRGHVSRLLAGVCSDKYLVNQKVDELFGSNTSPGLANIFWNYKEENLRREKIGKEQTPVYEIKGDLYLDVRERDFKEIKDDKKRQEAQKNARINDLKLLQYALQFTYTMGGIGKSWRRVWHHQGIAGWHPGFMSYETRAIGCHWQGEWNHKFKYIPDQISSAEKLTIFLSNLHQFCRKYMGQNVSGYLTNWKEAWHPDRLQIYAQVVDKHPDRLQIYAQVVDKSHFIELFHNDIFQTTPAIGGRQPNDDQPTFFSSVWHRMLPIEGNNKYLEIMTVFTSKESDWNREANDGEKVNQLAPFIKAIKNPKVAENKGLTKLTWGN
- a CDS encoding helicase C-terminal domain-containing protein, yielding MAIEAEVHSSLLSLLRLGKNQALGIATNWQHHLTMGRLVARALRLERSALIQTALKSDRLQVPYRLSYLTPALLWKSAVILVVTESIQEQILQVEIPYLQAWLKTDKEIVVGFPSTALSKTCFPNPDFSGLLLVSPQSWLAAQLEPLAQFPTGIPTLIDGADRLQTWIDEALTVAIHPKDWSTLMQQYPESGELIRDVRVALTKAVFSHPPNPYESYLVTEAEQAGLRHLIDSLGLGDISGSVWQKFALPTTQPVVWAKIERSLGLFSLFSIPVTIADRLAPIWNRQPVVLVGGAVELDPQAPIYRSQLGLGELTCLKFSRDRQTELIELYIPKRFPLPNTPQYQTALIQQISLLLKVCWQKDTLAVIIIGDSPLKTQVAAFLASEFGSQVQLEKVSPSWAGILVSGWKFWQQEQDRLPPPHLMIIATLPIPSVESPLVAGRVAHYKHQRQDWFRLYLLPAALRELQRAIAPVRERQGVVALLDSRVNYRSYGQDVLAALSPYNRINYPDRSWFT
- a CDS encoding DUF2839 domain-containing protein; its protein translation is MGESKRRKETLGDKYGQETRIVSWIPLTNSQAEQFVKLTTRGAWGGIILLILGWVTIRFIGPALGWWEVN
- a CDS encoding DUF1815 family protein, whose product is MFIRLAEQHRQLVKDLVMNLQALATVLENRGYLASCYTCGNQMNSASFMVSLAENHLIRFLVSDYGITWTEMRDDRELMKLEGAEAINQLQDLANLVKYQFQAGSILSPTFVVS